A genomic stretch from Cellulomonas sp. KRMCY2 includes:
- a CDS encoding cupin domain-containing protein, with protein MDHFTIAAVAEQGADFRRVLWTGHHAQLVIMTIPPGGEIGEEVHEDTDQILTFVSGIGEAVVSGQTRKVVAGDLVAVPAGRTHNFLNTGENPLILYTVYGPPHHAADAVHATKAEAEAKEAAGEDEPPTH; from the coding sequence ATGGACCACTTCACGATTGCCGCCGTCGCCGAGCAGGGTGCCGACTTCCGCCGCGTGCTGTGGACGGGTCACCATGCCCAGCTGGTCATCATGACGATCCCGCCGGGTGGGGAGATCGGCGAGGAGGTCCACGAGGACACCGACCAGATCCTCACCTTCGTCAGCGGCATCGGCGAGGCGGTCGTCTCCGGCCAGACCCGCAAGGTCGTCGCCGGCGACCTTGTGGCTGTCCCGGCCGGGCGGACGCACAACTTCCTCAACACCGGCGAGAACCCGCTGATCCTCTACACCGTGTACGGCCCGCCGCACCACGCGGCCGACGCCGTGCACGCGACCAAGGCGGAGGCGGAGGCCAAGGAGGCGGCAGGGGAGGACGAGCCACCGACGCACTGA
- a CDS encoding LacI family DNA-binding transcriptional regulator, producing the protein MTIPRTAVPLRRSAPTIRQVAAVAGVSRATASRVINGGHLVSDRTRLTVEAAIAQLGFTPNPVARSLATRRTGSVALVVPEPNSRLLTDPFFGGIINGLSLALDDSDLQVVLLIARPGPSTERAARYLTTGGVDGAVIASHHRDDALNRQLVDSGLPCVFIGRPLDVPNARYVDMDNTLGARMATEHLIASGRRRIGTVAGPPDMTAGIDRLSGWRSAMDAAGLPADAVVYGDFTMRGGAAAVAELIDTHPDVDAVFVASDLMASGALPLLAARGVVVPDDVAVVGFDDIGVAESTSPSLTTVAQPVGEMAARAGLILQAVLAGEDVSTEPVLFEAHLVLRESA; encoded by the coding sequence GTGACCATCCCGCGCACGGCCGTACCGCTGCGGCGCAGCGCCCCGACCATCCGCCAGGTCGCGGCGGTGGCGGGCGTCTCGCGCGCGACGGCGTCGCGGGTGATCAACGGCGGGCACCTGGTCAGCGACCGCACCCGGCTCACCGTCGAGGCGGCGATCGCGCAGCTGGGCTTCACGCCGAACCCGGTCGCGCGGAGCCTCGCGACGAGGCGCACCGGATCGGTTGCGCTCGTCGTGCCCGAGCCGAACTCGCGGCTGCTGACCGACCCGTTCTTCGGCGGCATCATCAACGGTCTGAGCCTCGCGCTGGACGACTCCGACCTGCAGGTCGTCCTGCTGATCGCCCGGCCCGGGCCCAGCACGGAGCGCGCCGCGCGCTACCTGACGACCGGCGGCGTCGACGGGGCGGTCATCGCCTCCCACCACCGCGACGACGCCCTCAACCGTCAGCTGGTCGACTCCGGACTGCCCTGCGTGTTCATCGGCCGGCCGCTCGACGTGCCGAACGCCCGCTACGTCGACATGGACAACACCCTGGGCGCCAGGATGGCCACCGAGCACCTGATCGCGAGCGGTCGCCGCCGGATCGGGACCGTCGCCGGACCGCCGGACATGACCGCAGGCATCGACCGGCTCAGCGGCTGGCGCTCGGCGATGGACGCGGCCGGGCTGCCCGCTGACGCCGTCGTGTACGGCGACTTCACGATGCGCGGCGGTGCGGCGGCGGTCGCCGAGCTGATCGACACGCATCCGGACGTGGACGCCGTCTTCGTGGCCTCCGACCTGATGGCCTCCGGCGCGCTGCCCCTGCTCGCCGCACGGGGCGTCGTCGTGCCCGATGACGTCGCCGTCGTCGGCTTCGACGACATCGGGGTGGCGGAGTCCACGTCCCCGAGCCTGACCACGGTGGCCCAGCCGGTGGGCGAGATGGCCGCGCGGGCCGGCCTGATCCTGCAGGCAGTGCTGGCGGGCGAGGACGTCAGCACCGAGCCGGTGCTCTTCGAGGCACACCTCGTGCTGCGCGAGTCCGCCTGA
- a CDS encoding isoprenylcysteine carboxylmethyltransferase family protein, with product MAVLNRIDPADRIVAAQAFALAALAFPGRARWPLPTPVTAAATLATASGAALAVWGARPHGRRLTPRVATPTDLPLLRSGPYALSRNPIYAGLLLAGAGWALLRRRPEPLVAWAALAVVLSVKVRREEAHLVGRFGPSYEDYRRSTPRFLGLPSRRPRQRSGTEPSVRH from the coding sequence ATGGCCGTCCTGAACCGCATCGACCCAGCCGACCGGATCGTCGCAGCGCAGGCCTTCGCACTGGCTGCACTGGCGTTCCCCGGCCGGGCCCGGTGGCCGCTGCCCACGCCGGTCACAGCGGCGGCAACGCTCGCGACGGCCTCGGGGGCGGCGCTCGCCGTCTGGGGTGCTCGCCCGCACGGCCGGCGGCTGACCCCACGGGTCGCGACCCCGACGGACCTGCCGCTGCTGCGCTCCGGGCCCTACGCGCTGAGCCGCAACCCGATCTACGCCGGGCTGCTGCTGGCCGGCGCGGGGTGGGCGCTGCTGCGCCGGCGCCCGGAGCCGCTCGTGGCCTGGGCGGCCCTGGCGGTCGTGCTCAGCGTGAAGGTCCGGCGCGAGGAGGCCCACCTCGTCGGCCGCTTCGGACCCTCGTACGAGGACTACCGGCGCAGCACGCCGCGCTTCCTCGGCCTGCCCAGCCGGCGGCCCCGACAGCGATCCGGCACTGAGCCGTCAGTGCGTCACTGA
- a CDS encoding carbohydrate ABC transporter permease, which produces MAAPSPARPQTEDVVLESPTDPYGSARWVRRNRRGRWDVKLSPYLYISPFFIVFAIVGLFPLVYTAFVSMHDWHLIGGQGDFVGFQNYVDVLGQPRFMTALRNTFSIFLLSSVPQVIIAIILAAVLDANLRARTFWRMGVLLPYVVAPVAAALIFSKLFGDQAGMFNAILGNLGIAPVRWHADPLSSHLAIATMVNFRWTGYNTLIFLAAMQAVPRDLYEAAVIDGANRLRQFLSVTVPMLRPTIIFVVITSTIGGLQIFDEPRMFDQLGQGGADRQWMTVTMFLYELGWGSQKSFGRASAVAWILFLIIVAIGLINFAITRRIASTSQKGGSR; this is translated from the coding sequence ATGGCTGCCCCCAGCCCCGCCAGGCCCCAGACCGAGGACGTGGTCCTCGAGTCACCGACGGACCCGTACGGCTCAGCCCGATGGGTGCGTCGCAACCGGCGCGGCCGCTGGGACGTCAAGCTCTCGCCCTACCTGTACATCTCGCCGTTCTTCATCGTCTTCGCGATCGTCGGGCTCTTCCCGCTCGTCTACACGGCGTTCGTCTCGATGCACGACTGGCACCTGATCGGTGGCCAGGGGGACTTCGTCGGCTTCCAGAACTACGTCGACGTCCTGGGCCAGCCGCGGTTCATGACGGCCCTGCGCAACACCTTCAGCATCTTCCTGCTGTCGTCGGTGCCGCAGGTGATCATCGCGATCATCCTGGCCGCCGTGCTCGATGCGAACCTCCGGGCCAGGACGTTCTGGCGGATGGGCGTCCTGCTCCCCTACGTCGTCGCGCCGGTCGCGGCCGCGCTGATCTTCTCCAAGCTCTTCGGCGACCAGGCCGGCATGTTCAACGCGATCCTCGGCAACCTGGGCATCGCGCCGGTGCGCTGGCACGCCGACCCGCTGTCCAGCCACCTGGCCATCGCGACGATGGTCAACTTCCGCTGGACCGGCTACAACACCCTGATCTTCCTCGCCGCGATGCAGGCGGTCCCCCGGGACCTGTACGAGGCGGCCGTGATCGACGGCGCCAACCGGCTGCGCCAGTTCCTCTCGGTCACCGTGCCCATGCTGCGGCCGACCATCATCTTCGTGGTCATCACCTCGACCATCGGCGGCCTGCAGATCTTCGACGAGCCACGCATGTTCGACCAGCTCGGCCAGGGCGGCGCCGACCGCCAGTGGATGACAGTGACGATGTTCCTGTACGAGCTGGGCTGGGGTTCGCAGAAGAGCTTCGGCCGGGCCTCGGCAGTGGCCTGGATCCTGTTCCTGATCATCGTGGCGATCGGCCTGATCAACTTCGCCATCACCCGACGCATCGCGTCCACCTCGCAGAAGGGGGGCTCGCGATGA
- a CDS encoding carbohydrate ABC transporter permease, with protein MTSVPMIRQTAGAGAARAAARKRGLGGINRRPGWVTYVLLTLVILVSAYPIYYAVLLASSDAATIAQNPIPSLIPEGHLLENLKRVVTSDIKFWPAVLNSVIVAAVTSISIVFFSTLAGYSFAKLRFRGRRGLLTFIIATMAVPTQLGVVPLFIVMSKLEWTGKLVAVIVPGMVTAFGVFWMTQYLEEALPFELIEAARIDGCSMIRTFWHVAMPAARPAAAMLALFTFVGSWTQFFWPFIVLGSSNPTLPVALQLLQASYFKDYALIMTGVVAATVPLIIVFAVAGKHLVSGIMQGAVKG; from the coding sequence ATGACCTCCGTGCCCATGATCCGTCAGACCGCAGGTGCCGGTGCGGCCCGCGCAGCGGCGCGCAAGCGCGGCCTGGGCGGGATCAACCGCCGGCCGGGCTGGGTGACGTACGTGCTCCTGACGCTCGTCATCCTGGTGTCCGCCTATCCGATCTACTACGCCGTGCTGCTCGCCTCCTCGGACGCCGCGACGATCGCCCAGAACCCGATCCCTTCGCTGATCCCCGAGGGGCACCTGCTGGAGAACCTCAAGCGGGTCGTCACCTCCGACATCAAGTTCTGGCCCGCGGTGCTGAACAGCGTCATCGTCGCCGCGGTCACCTCCATCTCGATCGTCTTCTTCTCGACGCTCGCCGGCTACTCGTTCGCCAAGCTGCGCTTCCGCGGCCGCCGCGGGCTGCTCACCTTCATCATCGCGACGATGGCCGTCCCGACCCAGCTCGGCGTCGTGCCGCTGTTCATCGTGATGAGCAAGCTCGAGTGGACCGGCAAGCTCGTCGCGGTGATCGTGCCCGGCATGGTGACGGCCTTCGGTGTCTTCTGGATGACCCAGTACCTCGAGGAGGCGCTGCCGTTCGAGCTCATCGAGGCGGCCCGCATCGACGGCTGCTCGATGATCCGCACGTTCTGGCACGTGGCGATGCCGGCGGCGCGTCCCGCCGCCGCCATGCTGGCGCTGTTCACCTTCGTGGGGTCGTGGACGCAGTTCTTCTGGCCGTTCATCGTGCTCGGGTCGTCCAACCCGACCCTGCCCGTCGCGCTGCAGCTGCTGCAGGCCAGCTACTTCAAGGACTACGCCCTGATCATGACCGGTGTCGTCGCGGCGACCGTCCCCCTGATCATCGTCTTCGCCGTCGCGGGCAAGCACCTCGTGTCCGGCATCATGCAGGGAGCTGTCAAGGGATGA
- a CDS encoding GNAT family N-acetyltransferase, translating into MAISLHRLDPVGADRAALVDFMTRNVFPFHVRTQVAVEDVEGAIRKGVYRNEDNDSYWVEHADLGRIGFLRLEDLTDRAPLFDLRLDGPVRGHGLGVEVLRAATDLVFGTMADVNRFEGQTREDNIAMRKTFLRCGWLKEAHYREGWPVDGGEPVASVAYGTLRRDWQSGTTTALVWEDLVV; encoded by the coding sequence ATGGCCATCTCGCTCCACCGGCTCGATCCCGTCGGCGCCGACCGAGCCGCTCTCGTCGACTTCATGACGCGGAACGTCTTCCCCTTCCACGTTCGCACCCAGGTCGCGGTTGAGGACGTCGAAGGGGCGATTCGCAAAGGCGTCTATCGGAACGAGGACAACGACTCCTACTGGGTCGAGCACGCCGACCTCGGCCGGATCGGCTTCCTCCGGCTTGAGGACCTCACGGACCGGGCACCGCTCTTTGACCTCCGGCTCGACGGGCCGGTCCGTGGTCACGGCCTCGGCGTCGAGGTACTGCGTGCGGCGACCGACCTGGTGTTCGGCACGATGGCGGACGTCAACCGTTTCGAGGGGCAGACGCGCGAGGACAACATCGCGATGCGCAAGACGTTCCTGCGGTGCGGCTGGCTCAAGGAGGCGCACTACCGGGAGGGCTGGCCGGTCGACGGTGGAGAGCCGGTCGCCTCGGTGGCCTACGGCACTCTGCGACGCGACTGGCAGAGCGGCACGACGACCGCTCTCGTCTGGGAGGACCTCGTAGTCTGA
- a CDS encoding ABC transporter substrate-binding protein, translating into MRTTRKRALALTAGIAGIALVVTGCSSGTEDETDTGTDTETEAPADGGTDEEITLTVATFNEFGYEDLITEYMELNPNITVEQVKAATANEARDNLNTRLAAGSGLSDIEAIEVDWLTELMQFPDKFVDLSDPSVEGRWLDWKTAAATTADGMLFGYGTDVGPEGLCYRTDLFEAAGLPADRAEVATLLEGDWDHYFEVGKEFVAASDAAWFDSAGATYQAMINQVENAYEEDDGTVIGIDHATVKDIYDSVLAASVDDGLSAHLAQWSDDWNAAFQSGAFATMACPGWMLGVVEGNAAGVTTWDFADVFPGGGGNWGGSYLTVPAQSEHPEEAMALANWLTAPEQQIKAFVAKGTFPSQVEALDSEELLALTNPFFNDAPVGQILANRAAAITATPFKGPNYFAIHTTVADALTRVDVDQTDDATSSWDKAVTAYSELGLG; encoded by the coding sequence GTGCGCACGACCAGGAAGCGGGCACTTGCGCTCACTGCCGGCATCGCCGGCATCGCGCTCGTCGTCACCGGCTGCAGCAGCGGCACGGAGGACGAGACCGACACGGGCACCGACACCGAGACCGAGGCCCCGGCCGATGGGGGGACCGACGAGGAGATCACCCTCACCGTCGCGACCTTCAACGAGTTCGGGTACGAGGACCTCATCACCGAGTACATGGAGCTCAACCCCAACATCACCGTCGAGCAGGTCAAGGCGGCCACGGCCAACGAGGCCCGCGACAACCTCAACACGCGCCTTGCGGCCGGCTCCGGCCTGTCCGACATCGAGGCCATCGAGGTCGACTGGCTGACCGAGCTCATGCAGTTCCCCGACAAGTTCGTCGACCTGTCCGACCCGTCGGTCGAGGGCCGCTGGCTGGACTGGAAGACCGCCGCTGCCACGACCGCGGACGGCATGCTCTTCGGCTACGGCACCGACGTCGGCCCCGAGGGCCTGTGCTACCGGACCGACCTGTTCGAGGCCGCCGGTCTGCCGGCGGACCGCGCCGAGGTCGCCACGCTGCTCGAGGGCGACTGGGACCACTACTTCGAGGTCGGCAAGGAGTTCGTCGCTGCCTCTGACGCCGCATGGTTCGACTCGGCCGGCGCCACCTACCAGGCGATGATCAACCAGGTCGAGAACGCCTACGAGGAGGACGACGGCACGGTCATCGGCATCGACCACGCGACCGTCAAGGACATCTACGACTCCGTCCTCGCGGCGAGCGTCGACGACGGCCTCTCCGCGCACCTCGCGCAGTGGAGCGACGACTGGAACGCTGCGTTCCAGAGCGGCGCCTTCGCCACGATGGCGTGCCCGGGCTGGATGCTGGGTGTCGTCGAGGGCAACGCCGCCGGCGTCACCACCTGGGACTTCGCTGACGTCTTCCCCGGCGGCGGCGGCAACTGGGGCGGCTCGTACCTGACCGTCCCGGCGCAGAGCGAGCACCCGGAGGAGGCCATGGCACTGGCCAACTGGCTGACCGCTCCGGAGCAGCAGATCAAGGCCTTCGTCGCCAAGGGCACCTTCCCGAGCCAGGTCGAGGCTCTGGACAGCGAAGAGCTGCTCGCCCTGACCAACCCGTTCTTCAACGACGCCCCGGTCGGCCAGATCCTGGCGAACCGTGCGGCCGCGATCACGGCCACGCCGTTCAAGGGCCCGAACTACTTCGCGATCCACACGACCGTCGCCGACGCCCTGACCCGCGTCGACGTCGACCAGACGGATGACGCCACGTCGTCCTGGGACAAGGCAGTGACCGCCTACTCCGAGCTCGGCCTCGGCTGA
- a CDS encoding metalloregulator ArsR/SmtB family transcription factor, with protein MSTARPTSTARPTSTARPTSTAPVAITCRPDGPDAVLPPAPIPAVACCAPLVREPISAADAVGLAGVLKAIADPARLRVLSLVAARDGGTACVCDLTEPLGLAQPTVSHHLKTLVEAGLLTREKRGVWAYYSLVPGALDDVARVLSSAAVRP; from the coding sequence ATGAGCACAGCACGTCCGACGAGCACAGCACGTCCCACGAGCACAGCACGTCCGACGAGCACCGCACCGGTCGCGATCACCTGCCGACCCGATGGTCCGGACGCCGTCCTGCCGCCGGCACCGATCCCCGCCGTCGCGTGCTGCGCTCCCCTGGTGCGCGAGCCGATCTCCGCAGCGGACGCCGTCGGCCTTGCCGGGGTGCTCAAGGCGATCGCCGACCCGGCGCGGCTGCGTGTCCTGTCGCTCGTGGCCGCACGCGACGGCGGGACGGCCTGCGTCTGCGACCTGACCGAACCGCTCGGACTCGCCCAGCCGACCGTGTCGCACCACCTCAAGACGCTCGTCGAGGCGGGGCTCCTGACGCGCGAGAAGCGCGGGGTGTGGGCGTACTACTCCCTGGTGCCCGGCGCCCTCGACGACGTGGCCCGGGTGCTGTCGTCCGCCGCCGTGCGTCCGTAG
- a CDS encoding YihY/virulence factor BrkB family protein, translated as MSSETPGLRAVDKVDAPEPDDPRKPDSPQDLTAPAWRYVLGRTLREFLRDQGTDLAAALTYWAVLAVAPAALALVSLLGVFGNGPEIVDRVLAAAPGGVLDGVEPLVKELAVNRGAGVGLVVGLVVALWSASGYVNAFGRAMNRIYEVDEGRPIWKLRPVMLLVTLVVLVLVAVTCVAMVLSGPVAETIGAAIGLSDATVAVWDLAKWPVVVALAVTIVAVLFYATPNVRQPRFRWISVGAVVAILVWAAATVGFGFYVGSFGRYETTYGALGGVIVFLLWLWITNNALLFGAELDAELERGRQLQAGITAEESIQLPPRDTAASAKRQAKRDYDIARGRALRRGRGRRPT; from the coding sequence ATGAGCAGCGAGACCCCTGGGCTCCGCGCCGTCGACAAGGTCGATGCGCCCGAGCCCGACGACCCGCGCAAGCCCGACTCGCCGCAGGACCTGACGGCGCCGGCCTGGCGCTACGTGCTCGGCAGGACGCTGCGCGAGTTCCTGCGCGACCAGGGCACGGACCTCGCCGCTGCGCTGACCTACTGGGCGGTGCTCGCCGTCGCCCCGGCGGCCCTCGCTCTGGTCTCGTTGCTGGGTGTGTTCGGCAACGGGCCGGAGATCGTCGACCGTGTGCTGGCGGCGGCCCCGGGCGGAGTGCTCGACGGCGTCGAGCCGCTCGTCAAGGAGCTGGCGGTGAACCGGGGCGCGGGCGTCGGGCTCGTCGTCGGGCTGGTCGTCGCCCTGTGGTCGGCCTCGGGGTACGTCAACGCGTTCGGCCGGGCGATGAACCGGATCTACGAGGTCGACGAGGGCCGGCCGATCTGGAAGCTACGGCCGGTCATGCTCCTGGTCACGCTCGTCGTGCTCGTCCTGGTGGCTGTGACCTGCGTCGCGATGGTGCTCTCCGGCCCGGTCGCCGAGACGATCGGGGCCGCGATCGGCCTGAGCGACGCGACGGTCGCGGTCTGGGACCTCGCCAAGTGGCCGGTGGTCGTCGCGCTCGCCGTCACGATCGTCGCTGTCCTCTTCTACGCGACGCCCAACGTGCGGCAGCCGCGGTTCCGGTGGATCAGTGTCGGCGCGGTGGTCGCCATCCTGGTGTGGGCGGCGGCGACTGTCGGGTTCGGCTTCTATGTCGGCAGCTTCGGCAGGTACGAGACGACGTACGGCGCGCTCGGTGGGGTGATCGTCTTCCTGCTCTGGTTGTGGATCACCAACAACGCCCTGCTCTTCGGTGCCGAGCTCGACGCCGAGCTCGAGCGAGGGCGCCAGCTCCAGGCGGGGATCACGGCGGAGGAGAGCATCCAGCTTCCGCCGAGGGACACCGCTGCGAGCGCCAAGCGCCAGGCCAAGCGGGACTACGACATCGCCCGCGGGCGCGCACTGCGCCGCGGCCGGGGTCGCCGACCCACCTGA
- a CDS encoding nitroreductase family deazaflavin-dependent oxidoreductase: MISRRTQTLITRAHTWVYRRTRGRVGGRLGSMEQVLLTTTGRTSGRPRTTPLTGIPHGDGVLLVASDGGNRQHPQWYRNLLVDAEVLVQRGGRTIPMRARTATPAERAELWPVVVRVYGGYATYQSRTDRQIPLVVCEPIAL, encoded by the coding sequence ACCCAGACCCTCATCACCCGGGCGCACACCTGGGTCTACCGGCGCACCAGGGGTCGCGTCGGCGGCAGGCTCGGGTCGATGGAGCAGGTCCTGCTGACGACCACCGGCCGCACCAGCGGCCGGCCACGCACGACACCCCTGACCGGGATCCCGCACGGCGACGGCGTGCTGCTGGTCGCCTCCGACGGCGGCAACCGGCAGCACCCGCAGTGGTACCGCAACCTCCTGGTCGACGCCGAGGTCCTCGTGCAGCGGGGTGGTCGCACGATCCCGATGCGGGCGCGGACGGCGACGCCCGCCGAGCGGGCCGAGCTGTGGCCCGTCGTCGTGCGGGTGTACGGCGGCTATGCGACGTACCAGAGCCGCACGGATCGGCAGATCCCGCTGGTCGTCTGCGAGCCGATCGCGCTCTGA
- a CDS encoding VIT family protein has product METHARPDPAVETMPSPHPDEPHRNGLQARLNWLRAGVLGANDGIISTAGVVVGVAAATPDRTGVLIAGVASLVAGAVSMALGEYVSVSSQRDTERAMIAQELRELAEDPEGELAELADIYRRKGLTVTTAKQVALELTAKDALAAHVHAELGLDPHERVNPWHAAIASAIAFTVGALLPLAAVVLSPLGARIPVTFAAVVIALAVTGSVSARMGGAHRLRAMIRLIIGGALAMGITFGIGALLGATVV; this is encoded by the coding sequence ATGGAGACCCACGCACGTCCGGATCCGGCCGTCGAGACGATGCCGTCGCCACACCCGGACGAGCCGCACCGCAACGGCCTCCAGGCGCGGCTGAACTGGCTGCGCGCGGGTGTGCTCGGTGCGAACGACGGCATCATCTCGACCGCAGGCGTCGTCGTCGGTGTGGCTGCGGCGACGCCGGATCGCACCGGCGTCCTGATCGCGGGCGTCGCGAGCCTCGTGGCGGGGGCCGTGTCGATGGCGCTGGGGGAGTACGTCTCGGTGAGCAGCCAGCGGGACACCGAGCGGGCCATGATCGCCCAGGAGCTCCGCGAGCTCGCCGAGGACCCCGAGGGCGAGCTCGCGGAGCTCGCCGACATCTACCGCCGCAAGGGCCTGACCGTCACCACCGCCAAGCAGGTGGCACTCGAGCTCACCGCCAAGGACGCACTGGCGGCGCACGTGCACGCCGAGCTGGGTCTCGACCCGCACGAGCGCGTCAACCCGTGGCATGCCGCCATCGCCTCGGCGATCGCCTTCACCGTCGGTGCCCTGCTGCCGTTGGCCGCCGTCGTGCTCTCGCCGCTGGGGGCACGCATCCCGGTGACCTTCGCGGCCGTCGTCATCGCGCTGGCCGTGACCGGCTCGGTCAGTGCCCGGATGGGCGGGGCCCACCGGCTGCGCGCGATGATCCGGCTGATCATCGGTGGCGCGCTCGCGATGGGGATCACGTTCGGCATCGGCGCCCTGCTCGGCGCGACGGTCGTCTAG
- a CDS encoding GH1 family beta-glucosidase: MTNTDDLVFPAGFVWGAATAAFQIEGGVHDDGRTDSIWDTFCRVPGAVVGGDTGDVACDHFHRWPQDVALMADLGLGAYRFSTAWPRVFPEAGRLNQAGLDFYSRLVDGLLAAGVTPWLTLYHWDLPQYLEDRGGWAERDVVDHFTDYALAMHGALGDRVRHWTTFNEPWCAAFLGYAGGQHAPGRQEPQAAVSAAHHLLLAHGQATRALRAADPTATLGITFNTTVADPADPRDPADVDAADRIDALINRLFFDPVVLGSYPQTAIDSFAAAGTVLPVRDGDLEVISTPVDFIGVNYYQGNAMTAHAPDHAETLPTGAAVVRPTSNPNVGAADVHVVSRGLPRTAMDWEVQPDGLRRLLERLHADYTGPAGIALYITENGAAYDDEVGPDGAVDDVERTSYVVDHLRAVHQAIEAGADVRGYFAWSLLDNFEWAYGYAKRFGIVRVDFGTLERTPKLSGLTFAQAARTGRVPATGTVWA; encoded by the coding sequence ATGACGAACACCGACGACCTGGTCTTCCCCGCGGGCTTCGTCTGGGGTGCGGCGACAGCCGCCTTCCAGATCGAGGGCGGGGTGCACGACGACGGCCGGACCGACTCCATCTGGGACACCTTCTGCCGCGTCCCGGGCGCGGTCGTCGGTGGCGACACCGGCGACGTGGCCTGCGACCACTTCCACCGGTGGCCGCAGGACGTCGCCCTGATGGCCGATCTCGGTCTCGGGGCCTACCGGTTCTCGACCGCCTGGCCGCGGGTCTTCCCCGAGGCCGGCCGGCTCAACCAGGCCGGGCTGGACTTCTACTCCCGCCTCGTCGACGGGCTGCTCGCCGCAGGCGTCACGCCCTGGCTGACGCTCTACCACTGGGACCTGCCCCAGTACCTCGAGGACCGCGGCGGGTGGGCCGAACGCGACGTGGTCGACCACTTCACGGACTACGCCCTGGCGATGCATGGCGCACTGGGTGACCGGGTCCGGCACTGGACCACGTTCAACGAGCCGTGGTGCGCTGCCTTCCTCGGCTACGCCGGCGGGCAGCACGCCCCCGGTCGCCAGGAGCCGCAGGCGGCCGTCTCCGCGGCCCACCATCTGCTGCTCGCCCACGGCCAGGCCACGCGTGCCCTGCGCGCGGCCGACCCGACGGCGACGCTCGGCATCACGTTCAACACCACTGTCGCCGACCCCGCCGACCCCCGCGACCCGGCGGACGTCGACGCGGCGGACCGGATCGATGCCCTGATCAACCGGCTGTTCTTCGATCCGGTCGTGCTGGGCAGCTACCCGCAGACGGCCATCGACTCCTTCGCGGCGGCGGGCACCGTACTGCCCGTGCGGGACGGCGACCTCGAGGTCATCAGCACCCCCGTCGACTTCATCGGCGTGAACTACTACCAGGGCAACGCGATGACCGCGCACGCCCCCGACCACGCCGAGACCCTGCCGACCGGCGCGGCGGTCGTGCGTCCGACGTCGAACCCGAACGTCGGCGCAGCGGACGTGCACGTGGTCTCGCGCGGACTGCCGCGCACCGCGATGGACTGGGAGGTCCAGCCGGACGGCCTGCGCCGTCTGCTCGAGCGTCTGCACGCCGACTACACCGGCCCGGCCGGCATCGCGCTCTACATCACCGAGAACGGGGCGGCGTACGACGACGAGGTCGGGCCGGACGGCGCTGTCGACGACGTCGAGCGGACCAGCTACGTCGTCGACCACCTCCGCGCGGTCCACCAGGCGATCGAGGCAGGGGCCGATGTCCGCGGGTACTTCGCGTGGTCGCTGCTGGACAACTTCGAGTGGGCCTACGGCTATGCCAAGCGGTTCGGCATCGTCCGGGTCGACTTCGGCACCCTCGAGCGCACCCCGAAGCTCAGCGGGTTGACCTTCGCGCAGGCCGCCCGGACCGGGAGGGTCCCGGCGACCGGTACGGTCTGGGCGTGA